The nucleotide sequence TACTGCAGCTGAAAGCACTCGGTATTCACAACCTCCTCCAGTTTGACTTTCTTGATGCCCCGTCGACCGCGTCACTGGAGCGCGCGTTGgaccttcttttcctccttgGTGCCATGAAACCGGACGGCCGGCTGACTGTCACGGGGCGACGCATGGCTGAGTTCCCGCTGGAGCCATCTCTGAGCAAATGCTTGATTCGCGCGTGCGCTCTGGGCTGTGGGCGGCACATGGCCATGGCAGCCGCCATGATCACGCTTGACAGCATCTTCATAAACACGCGAGATGCCAAGGAGCGGAGTCATATTAAGAGCGCCAGGGAGCATCTTTTTGGCTTTGGTAACGGTGACGTGACCGGGTACATCCGACTCATGGAGGAGTGGCTGCGTGCGGGCCCGCGCGCTGGCGAGTTTTGCCGCTCCAACTGCATCAACGTGCGCTCGATGCTGCGCGCACGGGATGTATTGGACCAGATTCTGAAGACGTTTGACCGCATTGGCCTTGACGTGGAGCTTGTCTCCGCCAATAGCGGCAACGACAGCAAGGTCcttgacgacgacgacagtgCGCTCGAGAAGGCACTGAGCGGCGCTGTAAATCAGATCGACGTGGAGTCCATCACGAAGGCGCTTCTGTCGGGGTTCTTCTTTAATGTGGCGAAGCTGGAGGCGAACGGCTGGTCGTACTCGGTCGTTCGACCAATTGACAGCGGCGTGCCAGCTGGACCGAAGCGACTCGATAGCGTGGGCGCCGATGACGCTTCCCTCGCCGAGATCCACCCTGCCAGCTTTCTGTTTGCTGCCGGACGCAGGTCTACCTCGAGTCGAGATCTTTTGGGTGCCACAAGGGCTGAGGCTGGTGTTCCCGCTGTTCTGCGAGAGAGACCCGCTCTCGTTGTGTTTCTGCAAATGAGGCGGACAACGAAGCGCTTCATGACGCACGTCACTGCTATCGCGTCTGCGGAGTGGGTACTGCAGAGTGCTCCGGTAAATTACTTCCAGCCTAAGGAGCTCGAGACAGGTTTGCGCAAACGACAACGTGCGTGATCTTCTACATCATGCAAAACAAACTTAGGCAGTAATGCAATGTGGCATAGCGCGGCATGCAATATATGAGGGTGGGGTGAgatgtcgccgctgcgctctctcCAGTCGATCTTCCATGACATGGCACTGCGAGAATCACCAGGGACGCGCCTGCACGCACGCTTCAACCCAACTGCAAACACCCTTTGTTCACTTCCCGCATGGTTGCCTTGTACAGTTTTACGGGAAAACAGGACAGAGACCGAATGCGGCAGCCTccaacagcaccgcctgcacaACATACGAGTGagacgcggtgctgctttTCGAAGCGATCGTGGGGATTGCTCGAGGCTCTGGAATGAGTGGGGCGCCTGCGACGTGACGTGCGTGTCCGCTGACGACATGTGAGCTGCTTGTTATTCGTCCCTCGTTTACGGTCTCTTCTGGGGTTTTCTGCGCCTTATACTCAGCTGCGGCCGAAGTTGCACAAACACTGTTCATCTTGCACAGGGCACGCGCTTACTTGTCATGCTTCTCTACTGACCTCTTCTGTCGtcaccccctcttccttttcgtttctcaAGGTTGCAGATGCTCATGTACTACAGACTGTTGTGCCTAGTATGCTGCGGCGTACGATATGCCGTCGCATGATGCAGCTGCATGCGCAGCCCACCCCTAACCCACTCTGCCACTCCTTCTCCATTCCCGCAGACAGCTTCGAGAGCTTTGTGCCGCAAGGGCAGTCGTGCGAGGTGGCGCACCGCGGCCTTGCATGGGTGCACCCGCTCTCCCAAGGACTCTTTGAGCAGTACCCGCAGGAGGTGATGTGCGTCTTCATCGCGCCTCGGCATGTGTCCATTTCGGTCTACACGAACGTGGACTGGTCTAAAATCGAGTGGAGCATCAGCAGCTTCCTAGGACACTACCTCATCTTCAATAACGCGTGCGTATCTCCGGCCAAAGAGTACACCCTCATCGAGGACGACCTGGAGCTGAAGGACAACGACTCTGAGGTGTTACAGTGCATCAAGGAACTGCTGCGAGAACAAGTGCGTCCGATGGTTCAgcgcgacggcggtgacGTGAAACTGCTGAACTTCAACGAAAAGACTGGGGTTGTGTCACTTGCGATGCTTGGCGCCTGTAGGACTTGCCCCTCTTCACAGAACACCCTTAAGGACGGTATCGAACGCGTCATGAAGCATTTTCTCCCCGAGGTGACGGAAGTGATAGAGGCCAAGGAGCACCAGTTCTATGAGGACTACGGACTCCTTTTGGACTCGGAGAAGGCGCTCTTCAAGGAGGCTGCGCGACTAGATCGAGAGCGGAAGGAACACATTCAATCCAAGCTAACCCCCACAGTTCTCTCCTATGATGCTCTTAGCGAGCCGGATGGTGATTGAGTGCTACCGCGACGCATTGGTGCTCGCGCTCATGTGTCGGTGTTGGTTGCAATGAACACCTCCTGCTGCGCGTTACCGCCGACGCCTTTCGCGCCTACAAGTTTCGGATCCGTTATACACGCATATATGTCTTGTCATTTGCGCTGTGGTGCGTCTTCAAAGCGGCTTGGGCTGCGGTGTTTCCGCATTTCCTGTTCgacggaaagggggaaggaggggaagccagtgtcccccccccgtcccccGCAGGTGCTGCATTATTTGTCTTTTTttggtgagggagggagggggcacgcCATCGGACGAGAGAATGAAGTCAAGCAAAGcgactcctccccccccccNNNNNNNNNNNNNNNNNNNNNNNNNNNNNNNNNNNNNNNNNNNNNNNNNNNNNNNNNNNNNNNNNNNNNNNNNNNNNNNNNNNNNNNNNNNNNNNNNNNNNNNNNNNNNNNNNNNNNNNNNNNNNNNNNNNNNNNNNNNNNNNNNNNNNNNNNNNNNNNNNNNNNNNNNNNNNNNNNNNNNNNNNNNNNNNNNNNNNNNNNNNNNNNNNNNNNNNNNNNNNNNNNNNNNNNNNNNNNNNNNNNNNNNNNNNNNNNNNNNNNNNNNNNNNNNNNNNNNNNNNNNNNNNNNNNNNNNNNNNNNNNNNNNNNNNNNNNNNNNNNNNNNNNNNNNNNNNNNNNNNNNNNNNNNNNNNNNNNNNNNNNNNNNNNNNNNNNNNNNNNNNNNNNNNNNNNNNNNNNNNNNNNNNNNNNNNNNNNNNNNNNNNNNNNNNNNNNNNNNNNNNNNNNNNNNNNNNNNNNNNNNNNNNNNNNNNNNNNNNNNNNNNNNNNNNNNNNNNNNNNNNNNNNNNNNNNNNNNNNGACAAAGcgactccccccccccccccagaaaaaaagaaacagaaTAAAGAGAGAATCATATCAGCTCACCAAAGGACAGaggtgtgtgtttttttttttgtgtgtttgtgtatACAGAGATGTATACAGATTATGTTGCTGTCCGCCGGTGAGCACCACAAAGACGcccacatacacgcgcacgtcGAGTAGGGCGTTTTGACGGCGGTCGAGCGGCGCTTTGCCTCTTGACAACGCCGCTCTACGTCTCGCTATTTCTACTAGCGGCGACTGcgactccctctccctgcccgCTTGTGCGATACTGCTACAAGGTGGACACGGGCAATGTCATCCAATTGGTGAGCCCCCTGTGGCAGCTCCTTGGTCATCGCGCGTATGTCTGTCATTTCCGCTCCCACTTGTGACGATATGCGCTTCCGCCTCGCGCTGTTTTGCACCCAAACCCACTTcactgtttctctttccctctctctgtgcacccATGTTCGAGTCGTCATCCAATAGCCGAAAGAAAGCAAGAAAGGCCACTGACGAGCTGCCAGCGCTCTTTGTTGggtttgtatgtgtgtgcatgtgtatgtgtgtgtgtgtgtgtgtgtgtgtgtgcttcacTGCAGGCCGCTTGACGCCTAGTCTTTTTCTCAacttttttctcgcttttttttttggcgtCTCCCATCTACCCCGCTTGTTCTACTTCGCCCAGCTCACTTCTCGCGTTCCAGTGCGTCTAGCGCGCTCGCTGTTTGTGGGCTCCTTTGCTTCGTGCCTAGGCTGAGTATAACACACTCACAGACTCCACAGTGATCTCTCCTCATTCGTCTCCCCTCATCCACTCCTCACCGGCACATCTATTACCTTTAAGGCAGACGATGTAAGGTGGGCATCAAGAGCAATCATGACACTGCGTACCCGCTTTGAGAGCTCCGATGATATTGGTGTCTTCTCTCGCCTCACCAACGCTTACTGCCTTGTGGCCGCTGGCGCGTCGCAGAACTTCTACTCAGTGTTTGAGCAGGAGCTGGCAAACCACATCTCTGTCGTGTACACGTCCATCGGCGATGCCCGCGTGATTGGCCGCCTCACCATAGGCAATCGCCACGGGCTCATCGTGCCGTCGATTACGACAGATCAGGAGCTACAGCACCTCCGAAACTCGCTACCCGACTCCGTGAAGGTGCAGCGCGTTGAAGAGCGTCTCTCCGCCCTCGGCAACTGTGTGGTTTGTAACGACCATGTAGCGCTCATCCACACGGACCTGAGTCGTgagacggaggaggtgaTACGTGACACGCTGCAGGTGCAGACATTCCGCACCTCCATTGCGGAAAACGCTCTCGTCGGTAGCTATGCCGTAGCCACGAATAAGGGTTGCATGGTGCACCCCAAGACTCCTGCACAGGACATGGACGAGATTTCGTCTCTCTTGCAGGTGCCGGTAGTGGCGGGCACGATCAACCGCGGCAATGCCGCCATCGGCTCTGGCCTTGTAGTGAACGACTGGGCCGCGTTTTGCGGTCTGAACACGACAGCGACAGAAATCACCGTTGTGGAGCGCATCTTCCAGTTGCGCCGCGAGACCGTCGGTGGGGACGAGGGCAACTTACTGCAGAACGTTCGTGAAACCCTGGTGGACGAGCTGGCGTAAACAAAAGGGTGCACAAGAAAAATGTAGAGCAGTCAGCTTCGGGAAGTGGGGATACCACGCACCACGAGGAACTGGAATCTCCGCACATCTCTATGGAGGCTCAGCAGACGCTGTTTTTTCGCGAAGCCGGACACGGGGCGTTCTTTGCCTACTATTCCGCTCTCTGGGTGTGGTGCGTAGTTTTTCTTTGTACGATTCCTGAAGTTTTCTTTGTGTTCTCAGCTCACTCTTGTCGTATAGTGACGTTCCTGTGTGCTGTTGTGTCTCGTGCGCTgccgtgttgttgttctcgcGCTTGTGCCCCTCTTTGCGCGTTGCGTCTCTGCAGTGGTGTGCAGTGCTGGTGCGGTGCTCTTGAGtttttgctgttgtcgtcgttcgttttcttttttgttttatTTTCGCGGCGGCCCGCGAAATCGGTGGCTCTCTcactttttctcttttcctctctcgttgGACTCTTTAGGGTGTTGTTAGCCTGATAAGGAGACAAAGAACTGAAAGCCTTCCTCCACCTGTGTTACTgggcgtgtgtacgtgcgtgcgcgagTGCTCAGTGCTGTTGTGATACGTAGTTGctcgatgtgtgtgtgtgtgtgtgtgttccctGTTGTGCGTCTTTGGAGCTCCTATTGGATCCCTGCGCAGCTTGTTTTTACCTTTCTTGGTCTCTCCTCGTGACGTCGCGCTTCCTGCCCCAGTATTCACCACCTCCGATCTTTCCTAGATTCGAGACTCCTGCTGGGACTTTTGTGAATGGGTCGCCAGCACCAACCGCGCCAGCGTTGAAGCCTCATTTTGTGTTGTCTTCATGACACAGACATCATTCACTTTGCACCTGTGAGCGTGCTGGCACCACTAACATCACTTCGTGCTGGATACCAGTCCATGGGATGATCGCTGGGTTTACCACTCCGACGCGCATACAAACCCGCTGACGATTTGGTTTTCATTCGttgtttccttctctctcttttcgacTTCCGCTAAGTAAACGTAATATGTGGATAACTCACACAATAACATCACTCTCCCGCTGTTAGGATAGCAAACAAAGAGGGTGAGAGTGTGCGTATGTATAaattcattttttttttcgtgatggtcatctttttttttttctgtctctcgccttctccctgtgtcttcctcctcgtgtCGAGCGCGCCAGCTGTGTCGCGCTGATACAgccagccccccccccctatttTGCTTTCAACGCCTTCATCTCTTCGTCTACACATGCACGTGGGCGCACATTAACACCAAtagggtgagggggagggcgcgGTTCTCTT is from Leishmania panamensis strain MHOM/PA/94/PSC-1 chromosome 35 sequence and encodes:
- a CDS encoding hypothetical protein (TriTrypDB/GeneDB-style sysID: LpmP.35.0910), whose product is MLRRTICRRMMQLHAQPTPNPLCHSFSIPADSFESFVPQGQSCEVAHRGLAWVHPLSQGLFEQYPQEVMCVFIAPRHVSISVYTNVDWSKIEWSISSFLGHYLIFNNACVSPAKEYTLIEDDLELKDNDSEVLQCIKELLREQVRPMVQRDGGDVKLLNFNEKTGVVSLAMLGACRTCPSSQNTLKDGIERVMKHFLPEVTEVIEAKEHQFYEDYGLLLDSEKALFKEAARLDRERKEHIQSKLTPTVLSYDALSEPDGD
- a CDS encoding eukaryotic translation initiation factor 6 (eIF-6), putative (TriTrypDB/GeneDB-style sysID: LpmP.35.0920), which translates into the protein MTLRTRFESSDDIGVFSRLTNAYCLVAAGASQNFYSVFEQELANHISVVYTSIGDARVIGRLTIGNRHGLIVPSITTDQELQHLRNSLPDSVKVQRVEERLSALGNCVVCNDHVALIHTDLSRETEEVIRDTLQVQTFRTSIAENALVGSYAVATNKGCMVHPKTPAQDMDEISSLLQVPVVAGTINRGNAAIGSGLVVNDWAAFCGLNTTATEITVVERIFQLRRETVGGDEGNLLQNVRETLVDELA